In Nicotiana tabacum cultivar K326 chromosome 17, ASM71507v2, whole genome shotgun sequence, one DNA window encodes the following:
- the LOC107765809 gene encoding protein GAST1, whose protein sequence is MAGKLSIVLFVLLVVFFAQNQVSRAKLVLDSKLQTQRNYQMYGVSQGSLHPQDCLPKCTYRCSQTSFKKPCMFFCQKCCSKCLCVPPGTYGNKQTCPCYNNWKTKEGGPKCP, encoded by the exons ATGGCTGGGAAACTGAGCATTGTCTTGTTCGTTCTTTTGGTAGTTTTTTTTGCCCAAAATCAG GTTTCGAGGGCCAAACTAGTGCTTGATTCGAAGCTGCAAACACAGAGAAATTACCAAATG TATGGTGTTAGTCAGGGAAGCCTCCATCCTCAAG ATTGTCTACCGAAATGCACGTATCGCTGCTCACAGACTTCATTCAAGAAACCCTGCATGTTTTTCTGCCAGAAATGTTGTTCTAAGTGTCTGTGTGTGCCCCCTGGTACCTATGGCAACAAACAAACCTGCCCTTGCTACAATAACTGGAAAACCAAGGAAGGTGGCCCCAAGTGCCCCTGA
- the LOC107765808 gene encoding F-box/kelch-repeat protein At3g23880-like, translating into MESQRVEAVPRHPKESKLQNPAHVPSISRKDSIFSMPNLPAELITEILLKLPVKPLLRFSCVSKSWLALISSPEFVKTHLLLSASNKNYTHHGVIFEVSNDNHNVKDCSLSSLLYNSVTEAFDLDYPSKNPNHFPRIVGSINGLICLVISSFDGLPDLFLWNLSVRKYRKLRNYRLNVSRRYHEDECVDFNFGFAYDEFQDDYKVVGVFPIYRYVHLCRIEVKIYNLKSNSWRSIDDFKGRLLLDDHSGKLVNGKLYWLDRGWNIVSIDLTDEKWAEVEQPCSFKKCDFLSLGVFRSDLSAFCNEAWTHVDVWVMKEYGVKESWEKIFTIKSPVDSTGNRFHPLILMSNEGEILLQFGSRFTNYNSKDDSIKYLDVTNFAPSLEAQIYVKSLVCPFLPRTQQQQRS; encoded by the coding sequence ATGGAATCACAAAGAGTTGAGGCCGTCCCTCGACACCCAAAAGAGAGCAAACTCCAAAACCCAGCTCATGTTCCATCCATTTCAAGAAAAGATTCAATATTTTCTATGCCTAACCTTCCTGCAGAACTCATCACAGAAATCTTGTTAAAGCTTCCGGTCAAACCCCTCTTGCGATTTAGTTGTGTTTCAAAATCATGGCTTGCACTAATCTCTAGCCCTGAATTTGTGAAAACCCATCTCTTATTATCCGCTAGTAATAAGAACTACACCCACCATGGAGTTATTTTTGAGGTATCTAATGATAACCACAACGTTAAGGACTGTTCTCTTAGCTCTTTACTTTACAATTCTGTTACTGAGGCATTTGACCTGGATTATCCTAGTAAAAATCCCAATCATTTTCCTCGGATTGTGGGTTCTATCAATGGTTTGATTTGTCTTGTCATTAGTTCGTTTGACGGTTTACCTGACTTGTTTCTATGGAATCTATCAGTTAGAAAGTACAGGAAATTGCGTAATTATAGACTCAATGTAAGCCGCCGTTACCATGAGGATGAATGTGTTGATTTTAATTTTGGTTTTGCTTATGATGAGTTCCAAGATGATTACAAGGTAGTGGGTGTTTTCCCTATTTACAGATATGTACATTTGTGTCGTATTGAGGTTAAAATATATAATCTAAAGAGTAATTCTTGGAGAAGTATTGATGATTTTAAAGGTAGGTTGTTGTTGGATGATCATTCGGGTAAGCTTGTGAATGGGAAGCTTTATTGGCTTGACAGGGGATGGAACATCGTTTCTATTGATTTGACTGATGAGAAATGGGCAGAGGTAGAGCAGCCCTGCTCttttaaaaaatgtgattttTTGAGTCTAGGAGTGTTCAGGAGTGATCTTTCTGCGTTTTGTAATGAAGCATGGACTCATGTAGATGTATGGGTTATGAAGGAGTATGGGGTAAAAGAATCTTGGGAAAAAATATTTACCATCAAGTCTCCTGTTGATTCTACGGGAAATAGATTCCACCCACTGATTTTAATGTCAAATGAAGGTGAAATTTTGCTTCAGTTTGGATCACGTTTCACGAATTACAATTCAAAGGATGACTCGATCAAATATCTAGATGTCACCAACTTTGCTCCATCTCTTGAAGCACAAATCTATGTTAAAAGCCTAGTTTGTCCCTTTTTACCACGAACGCAACAACAACAACGGAGCTGA
- the LOC107771829 gene encoding uncharacterized protein LOC107771829 translates to METPGSNLDVVSCSSSTQTSMKPPPPKFLSNSDPNSSQEKSKSDTPVIPQSSTEPSGSGDESSSSSVSSQSSSKDIKQEQRSCAAAVPYTIPTWSGRPCHQFYLEVLKDGSIIDQFDVHKKGAYMFGRVDLCDFVLEHPTISRFHAVLQFRGSGNAYLYDLGSTHGTFINKNQVEKRNYVELHVGDVLRFGNSSRLYIFQGPTDLMPPEADLKRIKQAKIREEVQDMEASLLRAKLEASRADGISWGMGEDAIEENEDEVDEITWQTYKGQLTEKQEKTREKVVKRLEKIAHMKKEIDAIRAKDIAQGGLTQGQQTQIARNEQRISELMEELENLEETLNESILESLGARTGMTSRGKEKAPEEEEISSEEDEFYDRTQKPSKRKSGENQSIETADSLLDKKDTIVRQMDDKRRLLLDEKDGTGQECEVEAGDELDAYMSGLSSQLAHEKKEKLHKELSTLQSELDRVLYLLKIADPSGEAAKKRDLKVQEPNTNLTKTITLSVHEQPPPEKNKKDRVEPKDLMEKQGTVDANCTSSQETAKEIAADISDGKKTEKEIGADISDGKHVVYTASKPQWLGAVEEKKKQETIIERPTELQENDQFVDYKDRNKILEKPDVTQLTADSVIENAAPGLIIRKRKQVEKSDATEKDSQQSSGADLKAEDAVALLLRHSQRYHVSDDEVEHSGQDVSRESQIRNDKKKHKKVLGPERPSFLKSETDYDSWVPPEGQSGDGRTSLNDRLGY, encoded by the exons ATGGAAACTCCTGGTTCAAACCTAGACGTTGTTTCGTGTTCAAGCTCAACTCAGACTTCAATGAAACCTCCACCTCCGAAATTTCTAAGCAATTCGGACCCAAATTCGTCGCAAGAGAAGTCCAAATCAGACACCCCTGTTATTCCTCAAAGCTCTACAGAACCTTCTGGAAGTGGTGATGAGTCCAGCTCGAGCTCTGTTTCCTCCCAAAGTAGTAGTAAAGACATCAAGCAAGAGCAACGATCCTGTGCTGCTGCAGTTCCCTACACCATTCCCACGTGGAGTGGGCGTCCATGTCATCAGTTTTATCTTGAAGTGCTTAAAGATGGCTCCATCATTGATCAATTTGACGT GCACAAGAAGGGGGCTTACATGTTTGGTCGTGTTGATCTTTGCGATTTTGTCCTTGAACATCCGACCATCTCTCGCTTCCATGCTG TTTTGCAGTTCAGGGGAAGTGGCAATGCTTATCTTTATGACCTTGGCAGTACACATGGGACATTCATTAACAAAAATCAG GTGGAGAAGAGAAATTATGTGGAGCTGCATGTTGGTGACGTCCTTCGATTTGGAAA CTCGTCACGGTTATATATATTTCAAGGACCAACTGACCTGATGCCACCG GAAGCTGACCTGAAGAGGATAAAACAAGCTAAGATCCGGGAAGAGGTGCAAGACATGGAAGCATCACTTCTCCGTGCAAAACTGGAAGCATCTCGTGCCGACGGGATCTCATGGGGAATGGGTGAAGATGCTATCGAGGAGAACGAG GATGAAGTTGACGAAATAACTTGGCAAACTTACAAGGGACAACTTACAGAGAAGCAGGAAAAAACACGTGAAAAAGTTGTGAAAAGACTTGAGAAG ATTGCTCATATGAAAAAAGAGATAGATGCTATTCGGGCTAAGGATATTGCTCAAGGTGGATTGACACAGGGACAGCAAACTCAAATCGCTCGTAATGAACAGAGGATATCAGAG CTAATGGAAGAGCTTGAAAACTTGGAAGAGACTTTAAATGAGAGTATACTTGAAAGTCTCGGTGCACGTACTGGAATGACATCCCGTGGAAAGGAAAAGGCGCCTGAAGAAGAAGAGATTTCGAG TGAGGAGGATGAGTTCTATGATCGGACACAGAAGCCTTCGAAGAGAAAAAGTGGTGAAAATCAGTCAATTGAGACAGCTGATTCTCTTCTTGATAAGAAGGATACTATTGTCAGGCAGATGGACGACAAGAGAAGATTGCTTCTAGATGAAAAAGATGGTACAGGTCAGGAATGTGAGgttgaagctggagatgaactgGATGCTTACATGTCTGGGCTTTCCTCGCAGCTAG CTCATGAGAAGAAGGAAAAGCTTCATAAGGAACTCTCCACCCTTCAGTCAGAGTTGGACAGGGTACTCTACTTGCTAAAGATTGCTGATCCTAGTGGTGAGGCTGCTAAAAAAAGGGATCTGAAAGTACAAGAACCAAATACCAATTTGACCAAAACCATCACACTGAGTGTCCATGAGCAGCCGCCAccagaaaagaacaaaaaagacaGAGTAGAACCTAAGGACTTAATGGAGAAACAGGGTACTGTTGATGCAAACTGTACATCGAGTCAAGAAACAGCGAAGGAGATCGCCGCTGATATATCTGATGGTAAAAAAACAGAGAAGGAGATTGGCGCTGATATATCTGATGGTAAACATGTTGTATATACTGCTAGTAAGCCCCAATGGCTTGGTGCTgtagaggaaaagaaaaaacaagagaCAATTATTGAACGACCGACAGAACTTCAAGAAAATGATCAATTTGTTGACTACAAAGACAGgaataaaattttggaaaaacCAGATGTTACACAGTTGACTGCTGACTCTGTAATTGAAAATGCAGCTCCTGGACTGATAATAAGGAAGCGCAAGCAAGTGGAGAAGTCTGATGCCACTGAAAAAGATTCTCAACAATCCTCTGGAGCTGATCTGAAAGCAGAAGATGCGGTTGCTCTGCTGTTGAGACATTCTCAAAGATACCACGTTTCTGATGATGAGGTGGAACATAGTGGACAGGATGTATCCCGCGAAAGTCAAATCAGGAACGATAAGAAGAAGCACAAGAAGGTTCTTGGTCCAGAGAGACCATCGTTTCTCAAGAGTGAGACCGACTATGATTCTTGGGTTCCTCCTGAAG GGCAATCAGGTGATGGACGAACCTCACTGAATGATCGTCTTGGTTATTGA